The Rufibacter sp. DG15C region ACTGCAGTCAGTAGACCTGAGCGGGGCTATTAAATCAGAAATTTTCGGGTTTGCCCCAGAAGACTTCAAGCTAGGCATGTCTGGCGCCACAGAGGTTGCCATGAACATTAACACCACTAACCTGGAGTTGGATTTGAGCGGTGCTTCACAATTGCGCATCAAAGGCAGTGCAGACTACCTGAACTTGGAGGCCAGCGGAGCCTGTGGCATTCAAGCCCCAGACCTTGTGGCTGACCGCGCCGATGTGGATTTGAGCGGCGCCAGCCAAGCGGTGGTGAACGTGCAGAGAGTGCTCAACGCAGACGCCAGCGGGGCCAGCAACATTGAGTACGTAGGCAACGCCGAGCTCGTGAATAGAGACCAGTCAGGCGGGTCACAAGTAAGACGCCGCCGCTAAATAGAAATCCGTTTTTGGCCTGATTTACAGGAAACAGGCCAAAAACGAACCTCATGACAGTTTGCCTCCTCTTTTGGATTTCAGGAGGACAGGCTGTTTAAAGGAGGGCGCGCTTCTGGCAAAGCCTTCCTTTTCCTTGAATTTGGTTGTTTGTGTTCTATACCCAAGGCGAGCCACTGGCTTTTTGCGTGGCTCGCCTTACACAACCCAACCCGCTCTCTTCTCTTTTGTATTTCCTCCTTCGTCGTCGGAAATCCTTCTTCAGACCTTATTCCTTCTCAGCTTTTTGTCCGCAATTTTTATGGATGCTGGCTGACTGTACCTCATACTTTTCCAAATCACTACTATGAAACCCATCTCCATCCTTTTATCCTTTCTTGTAAGCTCTCTGCTGCTGGCCTCCTGCCATTCATCAGACTATTATCCTCTGTCCTCAACCTATAATCCCAAAGACGCCTACATTCCCTTTCAGGAATACCCAAAATATGCCCAGCACCCACGGCCTTATGTAATAGAAGCACCGCAGTTCGTCATCTTCGGGGCCTCGCATACCAAAGACCCCAAGGATGCGCAAATCACCCAGATTGAAGCAAAGTGGAATGCTTTACAGCCTACGGTGGCCTTGATTGAAGGAAACCCCGGCTTTACCCCACCCAGCTTTATTGACCCTGTGAAAGAGCTTGGCGAGAACGGAAAAGTGCAGGACCTGGCCAGAACGCATGACGTACCGGTATACAGCTGGGACTTGTCTAAAGAAGAATTGGCCAAGCAGTTGGCGGTTAAATTCTCAGCCGAACAGGTGGCTTTGTCACTCATCCTGAACCCCTATTTCAGCAACTTGCGCTTCGGGAGGCCAGAGGCTCCGGAAAACTACATTGAAGAGTTTTTGGAGCGGGCCGAATACGTGAACCAGCAGGACAACTTCAAGACCGTGGCCGACGTGGACCGCGTTTGGAAAAAGCACTTCCCGACTGGTAAAGACTGGCGCGAAACCTCAGATGAATACGCCTTGCCCGGCTACCTGGCAGACATGATGGCCGTGAGCAATGACCTGCGCAATCAGAAGATGATTGCGGTCATGAAAGAGCTATTAGCCAAGAAGGAAAAAGTGTTTGCCATCAGCGGCTCTAGCCATGCCGTGTGCGTGGAACCGGCCTTCAGCAAAAAATAACCACGTGGCGCTCCTGGTGGGCTTTAAGCTGGGAAGACGGTCTTGAAAACCTTGCCTCCCAACAGAAGCTGTTCTTATTTCACCTTGGTAGAAGTAAGCTTTCCTGTGATAGATTTCCTTGAATGTTTTTAGTACCTACCCATGAAAACCATCTGCCTTCTTACCTATATATTGTCTGGCGTACTTTTATTTACCCCTGGCAAATCAGCTCCCGTTAAAGTGCCAGTTTTAAACATCAACTTACTGGAGAGTGAACCTTCTTTCCTTATTCCATCTAATACCTCTGAAAGAAAAAGTGGACCTCCTGCTACGGAAAATGAGAAACAACTCTTGGCGTTAGAAAGCTGTCAGAAAAATGTAATTCACAGCGCAGTTGCCTGGGTTAAAAGTAAAACCGATTGCGCACGCAAACCCGTGGTCAGAGAAACCAATCCTACCTACCAACCTGGTGAGCGCAAATACAAAGGAGTGATGCCGCTGTACACCAGTGAACTGCCTAGTTAGAAAGGGCAAGATATAACTACTTTGTCCGGCACAAGACAACCACAATTCTAAAACGCGAAGGCCGTTTTTGGCCTGGTTTCCGGAAACCAGGCCAAAAACGGCCTTCGCGTCATGTACTAAAATTTATTCAGCGGAAGCAACCGGCGTTAAGCCCATCTTCTTGCCGCGCATCAGCAAATAGGGGAACGCGTCCTCGTACTCGTTCCGGATTTCACCTTCCAGAATAGCCTCCGTGATGGCGCTTTTTAAGATGCCCACTTCCTTGGACGGGGCAATCCCGAAGGTCTGCATAATCACCTCGCCGGTAATGACCGGTTGGAAGTTGCGCAGGCTGTCCTTCTCCTCTACCTCTTTGAGTTTCTGCTCCACCTTTTCAAAGTTTTGCAGGTAGCGCTTCACCTTGTCGTTGTTCTTGGAGGTGATATCCGCCTTGCAGAGTTGCATGAGCAGGTCAATGTCCTCGCCGGCCTCAAACAGCAGTCTTCTAATGGCCGAGTCGGTGACGGTGTCCTTGACCAGCGCAATAGGCCGCAAGTGGAGCAGCACCAGTTTCTGCACCTGCTTCATGTGCTCATTGAGCGGCAGTTTTAAATCAGCGAAGATTTTGGGCACCTGCCGGGCGCCGCGGTCCTCGTGGCCATGGAAGGTCCAGCCTACTTTCTCATTGTAGCGTTTGGTCTCGGGCTTGGCGATGTCATGCAAGATGGCGGCCCAGCGGAGCCAGAGGTCATTAGAGACTTCGGCCACGTTGTCCAGCACCTGCAGGGTATGGTAGAAATTGTCTTTATGCGAATTCTTATTGATGGTCTCCACGCCGTGCAGCTTCACCATCTTCGGGAAGATAAGGTGCAGCAGTCCCGTCTGGAACAGCAGCTTGAACCCGTAGGACGGCTTTTTAGACAGGATGATTTTGTTCAGCTCATCGGTGATGCGCTCCTGCGACACAATCTTGATGCGCTCCTTGTTCTCAGAGATGGCGTCAAAGGTGTCGGGGTCAATGTCAAAGTTGAGCTGGCTGGCAAACCGGATGGCGCGCATCATGCGCAAAGGGTCATCAGAGAACGTGATACTGGGCTCCAGCGGCGTCTTGATGTTCTTGCGCTTCAGGTCTTTGAGGCCCTCAAACCGGTCAATGACCTGCCCGTACGTGCCCTCGTTCAAGCTGATGCCCAAAGCGTTGATGGTGAAATCCCTTCTATCTAGGTCGTCTTCCAGCGTGCCCTGCTCAACCTCGGGCTTGCGTGAATGCGACTGGTACGATTCCTTGCGGGCGCCCACAAACTCC contains the following coding sequences:
- a CDS encoding CCA tRNA nucleotidyltransferase — encoded protein: MTTDITLPDHKVFALVAEAARELNTEAYVIGGFVRDLALERPSKDIDVVCIGNGIDLAHRVAEKFPHKPKVVVFKNFGTAMLRTDDGWEVEFVGARKESYQSHSRKPEVEQGTLEDDLDRRDFTINALGISLNEGTYGQVIDRFEGLKDLKRKNIKTPLEPSITFSDDPLRMMRAIRFASQLNFDIDPDTFDAISENKERIKIVSQERITDELNKIILSKKPSYGFKLLFQTGLLHLIFPKMVKLHGVETINKNSHKDNFYHTLQVLDNVAEVSNDLWLRWAAILHDIAKPETKRYNEKVGWTFHGHEDRGARQVPKIFADLKLPLNEHMKQVQKLVLLHLRPIALVKDTVTDSAIRRLLFEAGEDIDLLMQLCKADITSKNNDKVKRYLQNFEKVEQKLKEVEEKDSLRNFQPVITGEVIMQTFGIAPSKEVGILKSAITEAILEGEIRNEYEDAFPYLLMRGKKMGLTPVASAE